The following coding sequences are from one Saccopteryx bilineata isolate mSacBil1 chromosome 3, mSacBil1_pri_phased_curated, whole genome shotgun sequence window:
- the PPP1R8 gene encoding nuclear inhibitor of protein phosphatase 1: protein MAAAANSGSSLPLFDCPTWAGKPPPGLHLDVVKGDKLIEKLIIDEKKYYLFGRNPDLCDFTIDHQSCSRVHAALVYHKHLKRVFLIDLNSTHGTFLGHIRLEPHKPQQIPIDSTVSFGASTRAYTLREKPQTLPSAVKGDEKMGGEDDELKGLLGLPEEETELDNLTEFNTAHNKRISTLTIEEGNLDIQRPKRKRKNSRVTFSEDDEIINPEDVDPSVGRFRNMVQTAVVPVKKKRVEGPGSLGLEESGSRRMQNFAFSGGLYGGLPPTHTEAGSQPHGIHGTALIGGLPMPYPNLAPDVDLTPVVPSAVSMAPAPNPVVYNPEAVNEPKKKKYAKEAWPGKKPTPSLLI from the exons ATGGCGGCAGCCGCGAACTCCGGCTCCAGCCTCCCGCTGTTCGACTGCCCGACTTG GGCAGGTAAACCACCACCTGGATTACATTTGGATGTAGTCAAAGGAGACAAACTAATTGAG AAACTGATTATTGATGAGAAGAAGTATTACTTATTTGGGAGAAACCCTGACTTGTGTGACTTTACCATTGACCACCAGTCTTGCTCTCGGGTCCACGCTGCCTTGGTCTACCACAAGCATCTGAAGAGAGTTTTCCTAATAGATCTCAACAGTA CACACGGCACTTTCTTGGGTCATATTCGGTTGGAACCTCACAAGCCTCAGCAAATTCCCATCGATTCCACAGTCTCATTTGGCGCCTCCACAAGAGCATACACTCTGCGTGAGAAGCCTCAGACATTGCCGTCAGCtgtgaaaggagatgagaagatgGGTGGAGAGGATGATGAACTCAAGGGCTTACTGGGGCTTCCAGAGGAGGAAACCGAACTTGAT AACCTGACAGAGTTCAACACTGCCCACAACAAGCGAATTTCCACCCTCACCATTGAGGAGGGGAATCTAGATATTCAGAGaccaaagaggaagaggaagaactcACGGGTGACTTTCAGCGAGGATGATGAGATCATCAACCCAG AGGATGTGGATCCCTCAGTTGGACGCTTCCGGAACATGGTACAGACTGCAGTGGTCCCGGTGAAG AAGAAGCGGGTGGAGGGCCCCGGCTCCTTGGGCCTGGAAGAATCAGGGAGCAGGCGCATGCAGAACTTTGCCTTCAGTGGAGGACTCTATGGGGGCTTGCCGCCCACACACACCGAGGCCGGCTCCCAGCCGCATGGCATCCACGGGACAGCTCTCATTGGTGGTTTGCCCATGCCGTACCCGAACCTCGCTCCTGATGTGGACTTGACTCCTGTTGTGCCATCAGCAGTGAGCATGGCTCCTGCACCGAACCCTGTAGTCTATAACCCTGAAGCTGTCAATGAacccaagaagaagaaatatgcaAAAGAAGCTTGGCCGGGCAAGAAGCCCACACCTTCCTTACTGATTTGA